In Zingiber officinale cultivar Zhangliang chromosome 1A, Zo_v1.1, whole genome shotgun sequence, the DNA window aggcgaatatgaataaaggaattttatagaatttttggtaatttttcgggaatttttcagagctcgtacggacgagttaacggggataaaaacggggcccggaaaagcctgtttaggctaccccgtttaagcgaggaaatgtttatatttacatttccttttcttttatttctttttattttctttatttcctcttcTTATTCTTCATCTCGCCGAACCTGAGCCATCCCCGcaactcttctccttcttccctgCCCTAACCTTGGCGGTTCTTCTCTGCTTCGCGATTTAAGCCGCGCCCGACTccacttcctcttctcggtttcctcctctcctcttacatcttctcctctgccgacgccgagcatCAGCCACAAGAACTCCGGCGGTTTCGCTCTTTGCCCTAGCCGACCCCTTCATTTGCCGGCGATCTTCCCTGAGCCGAGCATCACGCCGGCAGCCGACCTATTGCCTTTCCCCTGGAGTCCCAGCGCCGACCACCACAGTGTCGTGGCCCTTTTCCCTCTTCCCATCTTCGTCAGTGTGTCTCTGTTTAATAGTGCCGAAGACAATACCGAGCTGTGTtttagccggatcttggaggtaagtatgGTTGGTGTTGGGATTATGGTGGTTTAATTCTGTACTGTGGTTGAATCCCGAATCTGATTTGTGATCTCCACTATTGACCTCAATTTTGGTCCGAACAGGGTACTAGAATTCCAGAAGAGGGTAAATTGCTGTGGGGTTTTTCTTGGATCCGGCAGTCATTGCTTCCAGCAAAATTCTTTGATTTCCAACAGCAAGAACGGCTGTGGAAATTGAGGTAAGATGTAGTGCAGTGGTTTCTTTTGTTGTAGCATGCATTGAATTGAAGGAAAGGTTAAGAAATGGAATTTGATTCGAATTTATTATGTTAGGCcggatgtgtatatatatatatatagaccttgatcaaattgtatagtggaacgaattagggtttaggaagctaaccctagttggttAAGGTTTATGGATtaaggttttgccctaatttagtgttagagatttttatttggctatttatatgggttgtagctaaataaaaatgtatatatattggtgacacaggactttgacgcgagacgggtatctcggagtcagatttggacttttcttgtcggaggcgggtacttttgactttttgtctttgatatgcttagtaatgaaattaacatgttgcattaattgtgtttcttatctgtttcggttaatccctacccaaatcttggtacatgcttgatttattgattggtttgcatctcaagtatattttacctgtttatacatgcttataggggtagtgatataccatgctttatcatgttcaggacctaggttttataccttctgtgtacctttggattgttttgattcgttgacctatgatgcatttttatatacatgtggattaggtcaggatattttatggttagtgccatgcaccatttgcatgattgcatgctgtgcgatagtccgctccattattgttgagcacatcgccagttacatggatctgcacacaccaccactcatgggttagtggtcgattcaggcttagtgtgttgcagcagggactctgttaggcaccgttggtccgctcatgggtagtgtgatacaacgtgttatccggcaaggattcctccccgtctttgagtaccgggagatgagagcattgcgctcccccatttatggtaggaggataggtgtactccgacagcatcccgtccactcggtcactcatcaggagtagtgacgacagagtgcacggttgtcacagccctacccactcggcctcactattgtgtgtgagatgatcgactggcgtcaggggtgaccaggacgcatcattggcatcatatgcatgatgcatttattgcttgtgtttgtgcttgctgcatttatatgctgcatattgtttggatacctatgtttgacatgcatacaggattcctataccactcggactgtttgtccttatactcaggtcctggttagtacagttcctctcctgtttacttcagatgcatatttttatctttcttatatcaggagactgtacgcatgattagtgttaggtgttatttctttactttgcatatcaattgtacctgctgagtgttggactcaccccgcctccattgttgttattttcaggttgatgctgtccggagggagttccagtcgctagtcctcactgcacgtagtgctagatccctgcagacctcgaggatttatttaccatttggtttggtttttatttgcttatgtgtgtacttggttatttggatacttggatatcgtatgtttttcttttgatattgatggatgttctattcgatatgtttttactacatgcctgcctggacggcagaagaggtgagtttcgtcggatttgagttttacgagtgtagttgagtagggtggatttcgagttagagtactatagtttgtgattactattattaactgcatggttgtgacagccagaggctgaatatctatataaactgcgtggtgattgtttttatttattgttattattccagccgcctgtggctgaggtatgtgaggatgtagaaaagtttcagattgtccaccgtacaggggagatgctgccgaaattttctcggacagggactcctctgaggCGTGACAgttatgatgctatctgggtaatagtggacagattaaccaagtctgctcatttcctagctattagaatatcctactctattgaacagctagcacaattgtatgtgaaagagatgatcagattgcatggagttcccaaaaccatGATTTCtaatagagatggtcgctttacatcacacttctgggagtgtgttcagagagctcttggcactaagctacagtttagcactgcatttcatcctcaaactgacgggcaaacagaacGAGTGAACTAAGTTTTGGAGGATATTCTACGGCCTTGTGCtttatattttaaagggagctggtgtcgatatctatgcttagtagaattcgcatacaataatagctatcaggctactaTCGGAATAGCACCTTATGAGGCTTTATAtgagaggagatgtagatctcctatctgttggtatgatggtggtgaaaagaaagaaatgggactccaaACATACCTCATTGAAGACACCACAAAAGCCATTCAGAACA includes these proteins:
- the LOC121997464 gene encoding uncharacterized protein LOC121997464, yielding MANCPSSSSARAIPATLLLLPCPNLGGSSLLRDLSRARLHFLFSVSSSPLTSSPLPTPSISHKNSGGFALCPSRPLHLPAIFPEPSITPAADLLPFPWSPSADHHSVVALFPLPIFVSVSLFNSAEDNTELCFSRILEGTRIPEEGKLLWGFSWIRQSLLPAKFFDFQQQERLWKLRRMITWELIDEAVGRGSLIKPIEGVFNLLEGALIRGV